A single window of Gadus morhua chromosome 22, gadMor3.0, whole genome shotgun sequence DNA harbors:
- the edn2 gene encoding endothelin-2, which translates to MTRVMTSSVCRDVLALVLFFVLMQDGLGLPLSEPSESPTQSAPPPPHRVRTKRCSCNSWLDKECIYFCHLDIIWINTPSKMVPYGLGSHLSRRRRRSASRCECAQGRADTTCSSFCHHSSEKPQAVKAPTKTNKNSSKGSLLSSLRSVVHHNAAIAQKSRPVGRGPSKAKHWGA; encoded by the exons ATGACCCGAGTGATGACTTCGTCTGTGTGCAGGGATGTGCTGGCCCTGGTGCTGTTCTTCGTCCTCATGCAAGACG GTCTCGGACTCCCCTTATCAGAGCCTTCGGAGTCACCGACCCAGAGcgcgcccccgccgccccaccGCGTCAGGACAAAGCGCTGCTCGTGCAACAGTTGGCTGGACAAAGAGTGCATCTACTTCTGCCACCTGGACATTATCTGGATCAACACCCCGAG TAAAATGGTCCCGTACGGCCTTGGCAGTCACCtgtcccgccgccgccgtcgctcGGCCTCACGCTGTGAGTGTGCCCAAGGACGGGCCGACACGACCTGCTCCAGCTTCTGCCACCACAG CTCAGAGAAGCCGCAGGCTGTCAAGGCACCAACGAAAACCAACAAGAACAGCAGCAAAGGCTCACTGCTGTCTTCGTTAAG ATCTGTAGTCCACCACAACGCTGCCATTGCCCAGAAGTCCAGGCCTGTGGGCAGAGGCCCGTCGAAGGCCAAACACTGGGGAGCATGA